A genomic window from Litoreibacter janthinus includes:
- a CDS encoding sigma-70 family RNA polymerase sigma factor: MTTPSDIDRMISRVALGDRTAFSQLYDATSAKLFGVALRVLNNTANAEDVLQETYMKVWRYADRYASNGMSPMTWLITIARNTAIDRLRATKQTSDIADVEDRMAAPGPTPEQSAVAGSEARRIVGCLEELPGDRRAAVRGAYLEGESYADLAAKFDVPLNTMRTWLRRSLLALRECMTQ, translated from the coding sequence ATGACGACACCATCTGACATTGATCGCATGATATCGCGGGTCGCCCTCGGGGACCGAACTGCGTTTTCTCAACTCTATGATGCAACTTCCGCGAAACTTTTCGGGGTGGCGCTGCGTGTGTTGAACAATACCGCCAATGCCGAGGATGTTCTGCAAGAGACATACATGAAGGTTTGGCGCTACGCAGATAGATACGCAAGCAATGGAATGAGCCCGATGACCTGGCTAATTACAATTGCCCGAAACACAGCCATTGATAGGCTGCGGGCCACCAAGCAGACCTCCGACATCGCCGATGTCGAGGATCGCATGGCGGCACCCGGACCTACGCCCGAGCAATCCGCCGTGGCAGGGTCCGAGGCGAGACGTATCGTCGGGTGCTTGGAAGAGTTGCCGGGCGACCGCCGTGCAGCCGTTCGCGGTGCCTATCTGGAGGGGGAAAGCTACGCCGATCTTGCGGCGAAATTTGACGTTCCGCTGAACACGATGCGCACATGGCTGCGCCGCTCACTTTTGGCTTTGCGGGAATGCATGACCCAATGA
- a CDS encoding DUF7282 domain-containing protein, whose product MKQLILAAALSLTATATFADGHAAPMVMAADQSVANGIVSADKIMAGENGWLVVHRTDAAMKPGPVVGYAPIRAGETSDVAAILTEEVKPGEMLMLMVHSEAGGMATGVFEYTLGAKEDGPIKPDGKLVMTVITAQE is encoded by the coding sequence ATGAAACAGTTGATCCTTGCAGCCGCCCTGTCACTTACAGCGACCGCCACATTCGCAGATGGCCACGCTGCACCGATGGTCATGGCCGCCGACCAATCTGTCGCAAATGGTATCGTCAGCGCCGACAAGATCATGGCTGGCGAAAACGGCTGGCTGGTCGTTCACCGCACTGACGCTGCAATGAAGCCTGGCCCTGTTGTTGGCTACGCTCCAATTCGTGCAGGCGAGACATCTGACGTCGCAGCGATCCTGACCGAAGAGGTCAAACCAGGCGAAATGCTGATGCTGATGGTTCACTCCGAAGCGGGCGGGATGGCTACCGGTGTCTTCGAATACACGCTGGGTGCCAAGGAAGACGGCCCGATCAAGCCCGATGGCAAGCTGGTGATGACCGTTATCACCGCACAGGAGTAA
- a CDS encoding helix-turn-helix transcriptional regulator — MSRIWVLGLAAVLAIAAIKTFVVVRFVLRPEQIDQALVSGLFALFFGLTAAVAYFSFTQLRAYLDRQRKEKLAPGVSEPVAKETVILRNARDWGLSQAEADVAIFVVKGFSNSEIAEMRGCAVATVKSQLGKIYQKSGLESRYQLIAFVTDEVCAMVKEPEDDNVQRSTQASLPLAGRMPRAS; from the coding sequence ATGTCGCGTATTTGGGTTTTGGGGCTTGCTGCGGTGCTTGCAATTGCTGCGATTAAGACCTTCGTCGTTGTGAGATTCGTCTTGCGGCCCGAGCAAATCGATCAGGCTTTAGTGTCCGGCCTTTTCGCGCTCTTCTTCGGACTAACGGCGGCGGTCGCCTACTTCAGCTTCACCCAGTTGCGCGCCTATCTGGACCGCCAGCGCAAAGAAAAACTGGCGCCAGGTGTGAGTGAGCCAGTTGCTAAAGAAACCGTCATTTTGCGAAATGCTCGCGATTGGGGACTGTCGCAGGCCGAAGCGGACGTTGCCATTTTCGTTGTGAAAGGGTTCTCCAACAGCGAGATCGCCGAAATGCGCGGTTGTGCAGTTGCGACAGTCAAATCACAGCTTGGAAAAATCTATCAGAAATCCGGGTTGGAATCGCGGTATCAGCTAATCGCGTTCGTAACGGATGAAGTCTGCGCGATGGTAAAAGAGCCCGAGGACGACAATGTGCAGCGGTCGACACAGGCCTCCTTGCCGCTGGCGGGCCGTATGCCTCGCGCATCGTAA